A section of the Paenibacillus aurantius genome encodes:
- a CDS encoding Spo0B domain-containing protein: MKRWSSLQRPAVALIVASLAGLAAVPMDWPYRVILALLGLLGLLGWRRSVQEQGKHREAAENNRLIKAMNEYRHDWMNDFQVLFGYIRLKKYDKLLDYMDKINADAYRESYVSKLGLPSLIVYFYSYRTDKKAMELEIEIEREIVLTKLPLDSEKAGELIRRTVELFRENAVEGEPNVLSLAFDLEEEGLLLDFVYTGVMDKANLRQGLEGLRDSYPDGTQLEHNEEDEGAAVTIRLPFHNQ; this comes from the coding sequence ATGAAACGTTGGAGCAGCCTGCAAAGGCCTGCTGTTGCCTTAATTGTTGCGTCATTGGCTGGTCTGGCCGCGGTTCCGATGGACTGGCCGTACCGGGTCATCCTGGCCCTGTTGGGCCTGCTGGGCCTTCTCGGCTGGAGAAGGAGCGTTCAGGAGCAGGGGAAACACCGAGAAGCGGCCGAGAACAACCGTCTGATCAAGGCCATGAACGAATACCGGCATGACTGGATGAACGACTTCCAGGTGCTGTTTGGGTACATCAGGTTGAAAAAATATGATAAGCTGCTCGATTACATGGACAAAATAAACGCAGACGCCTACCGGGAAAGCTATGTCTCGAAGCTCGGCCTTCCTTCGCTTATCGTCTACTTCTACTCGTACCGGACGGATAAGAAAGCCATGGAGCTCGAGATCGAGATTGAAAGGGAAATCGTGCTCACCAAGCTGCCATTGGACAGCGAGAAAGCAGGAGAGCTTATTCGCCGAACCGTCGAACTTTTCCGCGAGAACGCGGTAGAAGGGGAGCCGAATGTGCTGAGCCTTGCTTTCGATTTGGAAGAAGAAGGCCTGCTGCTTGATTTCGTCTATACCGGCGTTATGGATAAGGCAAATCTCCGGCAAGGGCTGGAAGGGCTTAGAGACTCCTATCCGGATGGGACCCAACTGGAACACAACGAAGAAGACGAGGGAGCGGCGGTGACGATCCGGCTCCCATTTCATAACCAATGA
- the obgE gene encoding GTPase ObgE, whose translation MFVDKAKIFVKGGDGGDGVVAFRREKYVPEGGPAGGDGGNGGDVIFVVDEGLRTLMDFRYQRHFKADRGVKGRNKNMHGANADDMIVKVPPGTIVIDDDTQEVIADLTRQGQRVVVAKGGRGGRGNTRFATQSNTAPEIAENGEEGQERWIVLELKVMADVGLVGFPSVGKSTLLSVVSAAQPKIGAYHFTTITPNLGVVDVGDGRSFVMADLPGLIEGAHEGVGLGHEFLRHVERTRVILHVVDMSGSEGRDPFDDYLKINEEIKLYNAKLEERPQLIVANKMDIPEAEENLQEFRRKLAETGTDRAIFAISAAANQGIQEVLYKAADLLDAIPDQPLVEEVAEVEERKVYRLDKREEQDYTIRRDNEDFVIDSPSLEKLIKRTNFGSHDAVMRFARILRNMGIDAELRRRGAVDGQTIRIADFEFEFVEHE comes from the coding sequence ATGTTTGTAGATAAAGCGAAAATTTTTGTAAAAGGCGGCGACGGCGGCGACGGAGTCGTGGCTTTCCGTCGGGAGAAGTATGTCCCGGAAGGCGGCCCGGCCGGTGGTGACGGAGGCAACGGCGGCGATGTCATCTTCGTGGTGGACGAAGGCTTACGCACGCTGATGGATTTCCGCTACCAAAGGCATTTCAAAGCGGACCGCGGGGTGAAGGGACGCAACAAGAACATGCATGGGGCGAATGCCGACGACATGATCGTTAAGGTACCTCCAGGGACGATCGTCATCGATGACGATACCCAGGAGGTGATTGCCGACCTGACCCGGCAGGGCCAGCGGGTCGTGGTGGCGAAGGGAGGCCGAGGGGGCCGGGGTAACACACGCTTCGCCACCCAGAGCAACACCGCTCCGGAGATTGCCGAGAACGGGGAGGAAGGCCAGGAACGCTGGATCGTGCTGGAGCTTAAGGTAATGGCCGACGTCGGTCTCGTGGGCTTCCCCAGCGTGGGCAAATCGACCCTGCTGTCGGTTGTTTCCGCCGCTCAGCCCAAGATCGGGGCCTATCACTTCACGACCATTACGCCGAACCTCGGCGTCGTGGATGTCGGGGACGGGCGCAGCTTCGTCATGGCCGATCTTCCGGGCTTGATCGAAGGGGCCCACGAGGGAGTCGGCCTCGGACATGAATTTCTGAGGCACGTGGAGCGGACGAGGGTGATCCTTCATGTGGTGGACATGTCCGGCTCGGAGGGAAGGGATCCCTTCGACGACTACTTGAAAATCAACGAGGAAATCAAGCTGTACAACGCCAAGCTGGAGGAACGCCCCCAGCTGATCGTAGCGAACAAGATGGATATTCCGGAAGCGGAGGAAAACCTGCAGGAATTCCGCCGGAAGCTGGCCGAAACGGGAACCGACCGTGCGATCTTTGCCATTTCGGCTGCCGCCAACCAAGGGATTCAGGAGGTGCTTTACAAAGCCGCCGATCTCCTGGATGCCATTCCGGATCAGCCGCTGGTCGAAGAAGTGGCCGAGGTGGAGGAGCGCAAGGTCTATCGTCTGGACAAGCGGGAGGAGCAGGACTACACCATCCGCCGGGACAACGAGGATTTCGTCATCGACAGTCCGAGCCTCGAGAAGCTCATCAAGCGGACGAACTTTGGCTCGCATGACGCCGTTATGCGGTTCGCGCGGATCCTGCGGAACATGGGTATCGATGCGGAGCTGCGCCGCCGCGGGGCGGTAGACGGACAGACGATCCGCATTGCGGACTTTGAGTTTGAATTTGTGGAGCACGAATAA
- a CDS encoding NUDIX hydrolase, translating into MRLRMIAAAMLFNGDDLLMMKRAPERTLHPGMWAAVGGHLEPQELNDPETACLREIHEETGLLPHEIRNFKMQYILIRLKDNEIRQQFFYIGETVRRNVSETGEGELHWIPRKHVLQEDRHIPFVYRSLLEHYLTFGPAPHLWVATAGWTDLPTPGMPTLHWTPLLDPNVI; encoded by the coding sequence ATGAGATTACGTATGATAGCCGCGGCTATGCTGTTTAACGGGGACGACCTGCTGATGATGAAAAGAGCCCCCGAGCGCACCCTGCATCCGGGCATGTGGGCGGCCGTAGGCGGTCACCTGGAGCCGCAGGAGCTGAACGATCCGGAGACCGCCTGTCTACGGGAAATTCACGAAGAAACGGGACTCCTCCCTCACGAAATCCGGAACTTCAAGATGCAGTATATCCTGATCCGGCTGAAGGACAACGAGATCCGGCAGCAGTTCTTCTATATCGGAGAGACCGTACGCCGGAATGTGAGCGAAACGGGGGAAGGCGAGCTGCATTGGATTCCCCGGAAGCATGTGCTTCAGGAGGACCGGCATATCCCTTTCGTATACCGGTCGCTTCTAGAGCACTACCTCACGTTCGGCCCCGCTCCCCACTTGTGGGTGGCCACCGCCGGCTGGACGGACCTTCCTACTCCCGGCATGCCGACTCTGCATTGGACTCCCTTGCTCGATCCGAACGTCATCTGA
- a CDS encoding ACT domain-containing protein, with translation MLDQNQLERYYLVREDILPEAVLKTIQAKELLAHGRVKTIHEAVDQVGLSRSAFYKYKDGIYPLSKLDRERIVTISMDLEHRSGILSKVLALIAGLEGNVLTIHQTIPLQGMANVVISADTSHMGDHWNVLMKKLNEQDGVKRAVLVGQG, from the coding sequence GTGCTGGACCAGAATCAATTGGAGCGATATTACTTGGTGCGGGAAGACATTTTGCCCGAAGCCGTATTGAAGACGATCCAGGCCAAGGAGCTTCTCGCCCATGGACGGGTGAAGACCATTCATGAAGCCGTGGATCAGGTAGGGTTAAGCCGCAGCGCCTTCTATAAATACAAGGATGGCATTTACCCGCTCAGCAAGCTGGACCGGGAACGCATCGTGACCATATCCATGGACCTCGAGCACCGCTCCGGCATCTTGTCCAAGGTGTTGGCGTTAATCGCCGGCCTGGAGGGCAATGTGCTGACCATTCACCAGACGATTCCCCTTCAGGGCATGGCGAACGTGGTGATCTCCGCGGACACCTCCCATATGGGAGACCATTGGAATGTGCTGATGAAGAAGCTGAACGAGCAGGATGGAGTCAAGCGCGCCGTTCTCGTCGGCCAAGGGTAA